The following proteins are co-located in the Aurantiacibacter atlanticus genome:
- a CDS encoding peptidoglycan D,D-transpeptidase FtsI family protein, translating into MTAYAAQRTVITAQGGLVDHRRRSLLVARLRLLLIIAVFLLVAIAALFKLTWIGVVQPGPAQQSMADALLPPRGEITDRNGVPLARAFPAYALWYNPAAMTEGGDGGPPLVGPPEEVARKLVDIFPDLDLYEVTAKLESGQRGYLRRRVLPDDANKVTALGELALELPQEEDRHYPQGSLAAHVLGYVGADGNGRVGMEQFFNERLLDPARRADPVALSIDMRVQGALEDELRRGMLSVNALGAAGIVLDVDSGEVLALASLPEFDPNAVTQEDVILSPERSANGEMPRSFNRVTNQVYELGSTFKPLTVAIAIDAGLITDLGRSWQASRPLMVGGNPIRDSHTIGDRLNVPQTLIHSSNITSGQIAAEIGGPRMQDYFTQLGMAERAYIELPARGGTLGMNGKWNEAKAIYAGFGHGIAVTPLHLASAYAAMVNGGIWRPATLQRIEPGRVPRGRRVFRASTSARMNQLMRMIAVYGTGRNANAPGFRVGGKTGSAEKPGVGGYRRSTLVSTFAAAFPMDRPRFVVIAMLDEPKGTAASSYQRTAAWNAAPIVGRLVPRIGPQLGILPDADRDIDLSDVRSLVGGDR; encoded by the coding sequence GTGACTGCCTACGCTGCCCAGCGCACCGTCATCACCGCGCAGGGCGGGCTGGTGGATCATCGCCGCCGCTCGTTATTGGTGGCGCGGCTGCGGCTTTTGCTCATTATCGCTGTATTCCTGCTTGTTGCCATTGCTGCGCTGTTCAAACTGACCTGGATCGGCGTGGTTCAGCCCGGACCCGCGCAGCAGAGCATGGCCGATGCGTTGCTTCCGCCCCGTGGCGAGATCACCGATCGTAATGGTGTGCCGCTGGCGCGCGCTTTTCCTGCTTATGCGCTGTGGTATAATCCCGCCGCCATGACTGAAGGCGGCGATGGCGGTCCGCCGCTGGTTGGCCCGCCTGAAGAGGTGGCGCGCAAGCTTGTTGATATCTTTCCCGATCTCGATCTGTATGAAGTCACGGCCAAGCTTGAATCCGGTCAGCGCGGTTATTTGCGCCGCCGCGTTCTGCCTGATGATGCCAATAAGGTGACTGCGCTGGGAGAACTGGCGCTGGAATTGCCGCAGGAAGAAGACCGCCATTACCCGCAAGGATCGCTGGCGGCCCATGTGCTGGGCTATGTCGGCGCGGACGGCAATGGCCGCGTGGGCATGGAGCAGTTCTTCAATGAACGCCTGCTCGATCCCGCCAGGCGCGCCGATCCGGTGGCGCTTTCCATCGACATGCGCGTGCAGGGCGCGCTGGAAGACGAATTGCGCCGCGGCATGCTTTCAGTGAATGCGCTGGGCGCTGCGGGCATAGTGCTGGATGTGGACAGCGGCGAAGTGCTGGCGCTCGCTTCGCTTCCCGAATTTGATCCCAATGCTGTCACGCAGGAAGATGTCATCCTCTCGCCTGAACGCAGCGCAAATGGCGAAATGCCGCGGTCATTCAACCGTGTCACCAATCAGGTCTATGAATTGGGCTCCACCTTCAAGCCGCTGACCGTGGCCATTGCCATCGACGCGGGGTTGATCACCGATCTGGGCCGTAGTTGGCAGGCATCGCGTCCGCTGATGGTAGGCGGAAATCCAATTCGTGACAGCCACACTATCGGGGACAGGCTTAACGTCCCGCAGACGCTTATTCATTCATCCAACATTACCTCCGGGCAAATCGCGGCCGAAATCGGTGGGCCGCGCATGCAGGATTATTTCACCCAGCTGGGAATGGCAGAGCGCGCGTATATAGAGCTGCCCGCACGCGGCGGAACGCTGGGCATGAACGGCAAATGGAACGAGGCAAAGGCGATCTATGCGGGCTTTGGCCACGGCATTGCGGTAACGCCGCTTCACCTCGCCAGCGCCTATGCCGCAATGGTCAATGGTGGTATCTGGCGTCCCGCCACGCTCCAGCGGATAGAGCCGGGCCGGGTCCCGCGCGGTCGCCGTGTATTTCGTGCCAGCACCAGCGCACGGATGAACCAGTTGATGCGGATGATCGCCGTTTACGGCACGGGCCGCAATGCCAATGCGCCCGGCTTCCGGGTCGGCGGCAAGACTGGCAGTGCGGAAAAGCCCGGCGTTGGCGGGTATCGCCGTTCGACACTGGTTTCCACATTTGCGGCAGCCTTCCCGATGGATCGTCCACGTTTCGTCGTCATCGCCATGCTGGATGAGCCGAAGGGTACTGCTGCCAGCTCCTATCAGCGCACCGCTGCCTGGAATGCGGCTCCCATTGTTGGCCGGCTGGTTCCGCGTATCGGACCGCAATTGGGGATCCTTCCCGATGCTGACCGCGATATTGACTTGTCAGATGTCCGTTCGCTTGTCGGGGGTGATCGCTGA
- a CDS encoding 2Fe-2S iron-sulfur cluster-binding protein produces MAKLIVVNRAGEEATIEVEDGLTVMEAIRDNGFDELLALCGGCCSCATCHVHVDPSFSDKLPDMSEDEDDLLDSSDNRDKTSRLSCQLAFTQELDGLKVTIAEED; encoded by the coding sequence ATGGCCAAGCTTATTGTAGTCAACCGCGCCGGCGAGGAAGCCACGATAGAGGTAGAGGACGGCCTCACCGTGATGGAAGCCATACGCGACAATGGCTTCGATGAATTGCTGGCATTGTGTGGTGGCTGTTGTTCATGCGCGACCTGTCATGTGCATGTCGATCCGTCTTTTTCGGACAAGCTGCCGGACATGAGCGAAGATGAAGATGATCTGCTCGATTCAAGCGATAACCGCGACAAGACTTCGCGCCTGTCCTGCCAGCTGGCTTTCACGCAGGAACTCGATGGTCTGAAAGTCACCATCGCCGAAGAAGACTGA
- a CDS encoding S9 family peptidase, producing the protein MTEATAADNVADTPLIPRDHLFGNPTRSGGQISPDGKWVSWMAPWEGVMNLFLAPAGDESDVRRMTSAKDRPIPSYSWAPDSQSLLYIQDKEGDENFLLYQVAATGGEEKCLTPFEDTRAQIIGGSETLRDKLLVGINNRDARFHDVHMLDLKTGELDLVFENTEWAGFEADDALTLRWAIHQNAAGGTDMHEIVDGVVEETPREVTGLDDALTTGMAGYTTDGSVLYWLDSRGRDTAALFAEDTASGERTLIASHDKADIGGTMRHPKTGVVQAWSATYLRTEHHPLDKDIGEALTWLRGKLEGDFGIQSRTDDDRRWLVWNDPLTGPVKSYLFDRDKGSLHEFYSTRPELVGAPLQPMHAVEITSRDGMVLPSYLTLPPQSDPQGKGSPEAPVPLVLVVHGGPWARDNYGFNSTHQWLANRGYGVLSVNFRGSTGFGKAFINAGNLEWSRKMHDDLLDAVNWAVEGGVAQADKVAMMGGSYGGYATLVGLAFTPELFACGVDIVGPSNLETLLETIPPYWEPMVKQFHERMGDPTTPEGLQFLKDISPLYRAKDITKPLLIGQGANDPRVKQAESDQIVDAMERDGVPVTYVLFPDEGHGFHRPENNIAFKAITENFLAACIGGRAEEVGDVLGVSTADIRNGAEHVKGLTKEIAA; encoded by the coding sequence ATGACCGAAGCCACCGCCGCCGACAACGTAGCTGACACCCCTCTGATCCCGCGTGATCACCTGTTCGGAAATCCAACCCGATCCGGTGGCCAGATCAGCCCGGACGGGAAGTGGGTCAGCTGGATGGCGCCGTGGGAAGGGGTGATGAACCTTTTCTTGGCTCCGGCAGGTGATGAAAGCGATGTTCGCCGCATGACCAGTGCGAAAGATCGCCCGATCCCGTCATACAGCTGGGCGCCCGATAGCCAGAGCCTGCTGTATATTCAGGATAAGGAGGGCGACGAGAATTTCCTGCTCTATCAAGTTGCTGCGACAGGTGGCGAGGAGAAATGCCTTACCCCGTTCGAAGATACCCGCGCCCAGATCATTGGTGGCTCCGAGACCTTGCGGGACAAATTGCTGGTCGGCATCAACAACCGCGATGCGCGCTTCCACGATGTCCACATGCTTGACTTGAAAACCGGCGAACTTGATCTTGTTTTCGAAAATACCGAATGGGCAGGCTTTGAAGCTGATGACGCGCTGACCTTGCGCTGGGCCATTCACCAGAACGCTGCGGGCGGCACGGACATGCACGAAATTGTCGATGGCGTGGTGGAAGAAACTCCGCGCGAAGTGACCGGGCTGGACGATGCTCTGACCACTGGCATGGCGGGCTACACCACCGATGGATCGGTGCTCTACTGGCTCGATTCACGCGGACGCGACACTGCCGCGCTATTTGCAGAAGATACAGCAAGCGGCGAACGCACACTGATCGCCAGCCATGACAAGGCCGATATCGGCGGGACCATGCGCCATCCGAAAACCGGTGTGGTGCAGGCGTGGAGTGCAACCTATCTGCGCACCGAACATCACCCGCTCGACAAGGATATTGGCGAGGCGCTGACATGGTTGCGCGGCAAGCTGGAAGGCGATTTCGGCATCCAGTCGCGCACCGATGATGATCGCCGCTGGCTGGTGTGGAACGATCCGCTGACCGGCCCTGTCAAAAGCTATCTGTTCGATCGGGATAAAGGCAGCCTGCACGAATTTTACAGCACACGTCCTGAACTGGTGGGCGCGCCGCTCCAGCCGATGCACGCGGTCGAAATCACTTCGCGCGATGGCATGGTGCTGCCCAGCTATCTGACCCTGCCGCCGCAGAGTGATCCGCAAGGAAAAGGCTCCCCCGAAGCGCCGGTGCCGCTTGTTCTTGTTGTTCATGGGGGGCCATGGGCGCGTGATAATTATGGCTTCAACAGCACGCATCAATGGCTGGCCAATCGCGGCTATGGAGTGCTTTCTGTCAATTTTCGCGGCTCCACCGGTTTTGGCAAGGCCTTCATCAATGCGGGCAATTTGGAATGGTCCCGCAAGATGCATGACGATCTGCTCGATGCGGTGAACTGGGCCGTGGAAGGCGGTGTGGCTCAGGCGGACAAGGTGGCCATGATGGGCGGGTCCTACGGTGGTTATGCAACGCTGGTCGGCCTTGCCTTCACGCCCGAGTTATTTGCCTGCGGCGTAGATATCGTCGGCCCTTCCAACCTTGAAACCCTGCTGGAAACGATCCCCCCCTATTGGGAGCCAATGGTAAAGCAGTTTCATGAACGCATGGGCGATCCGACCACGCCAGAAGGGCTGCAATTCCTCAAGGATATCAGTCCATTATACCGGGCAAAGGACATTACCAAGCCGCTGTTGATTGGCCAGGGTGCCAATGATCCGCGCGTAAAGCAGGCAGAAAGTGACCAGATCGTGGATGCAATGGAGCGAGATGGCGTGCCCGTCACCTATGTTCTGTTTCCGGATGAAGGGCACGGCTTTCATCGCCCGGAAAACAACATCGCTTTCAAAGCGATCACGGAGAACTTTCTCGCTGCCTGCATCGGTGGCCGCGCCGAGGAAGTCGGCGATGTGCTGGGGGTGTCGACCGCGGACATCCGCAATGGCGCCGAACACGTAAAAGGCCTGACCAAGGAAATTGCCGCCTGA
- a CDS encoding c-type cytochrome: MHPVCLYLAAGALLLGACQHAEPATDTHADRQAGEGHALAQGACGSCHMVEPYGQSPNAQAPEWPRIANTPGLTRETLTEWLTEAHNYPEQMDFYLEADEVELLVDYMMTLRRDDYHPPYQ, encoded by the coding sequence ATGCACCCAGTCTGCCTATATCTTGCTGCAGGAGCCTTGCTGCTGGGCGCGTGCCAACATGCAGAGCCAGCGACTGATACACATGCCGACCGGCAGGCGGGAGAAGGCCATGCACTGGCGCAAGGAGCGTGCGGGAGCTGCCATATGGTTGAGCCATATGGTCAATCGCCAAATGCACAGGCGCCCGAATGGCCGCGCATCGCCAATACGCCTGGCTTGACGCGCGAGACATTGACCGAGTGGCTGACCGAGGCACATAATTATCCCGAGCAGATGGATTTCTACCTCGAAGCCGATGAGGTGGAACTGCTTGTGGATTACATGATGACCCTGCGGCGGGACGATTATCACCCCCCCTATCAATAA
- a CDS encoding DNA-3-methyladenine glycosylase family protein has translation MGLTQAQITQALDTVADREPAIARALEIAGYPEPRIRDRGYKTLLRTIVGQQVSVAAANSMWNKLEAELGENFTPTCLLERDFDTLRACGLSRQKQGYARSLCELVSQNQLNLQDLPQDDEEAIAELTRIKGIGRWSAEIYLLFAEGRPDIWPAGDLAVMAGIGKILGLEERPDEKATRALAEPWRPHRGATAIFTWHCYNNPAL, from the coding sequence ATGGGACTAACACAGGCACAGATCACACAGGCGCTCGACACTGTGGCTGACCGTGAACCCGCCATCGCCCGTGCGTTGGAAATTGCCGGCTATCCTGAACCGCGCATCAGGGATCGCGGCTACAAGACCTTGCTGCGCACCATTGTCGGCCAGCAGGTCAGCGTCGCCGCAGCAAATTCAATGTGGAACAAGCTGGAGGCCGAACTTGGCGAGAATTTCACTCCAACCTGCCTGCTCGAACGCGATTTCGACACATTGCGCGCCTGCGGCCTGTCGCGCCAGAAACAGGGTTATGCCCGATCCTTGTGCGAATTGGTCTCGCAGAATCAGCTTAACCTTCAAGACCTGCCGCAGGATGATGAGGAAGCGATTGCCGAACTGACGCGGATCAAGGGCATCGGGCGCTGGTCAGCAGAGATTTATCTGCTGTTTGCGGAAGGTCGGCCGGACATCTGGCCGGCGGGCGATCTCGCCGTGATGGCAGGCATCGGCAAAATCCTTGGGCTTGAAGAACGACCGGACGAAAAGGCTACCCGAGCATTGGCCGAACCATGGCGACCGCATCGCGGCGCAACCGCAATCTTCACCTGGCACTGTTATAACAATCCCGCGCTCTAG
- the rsmH gene encoding 16S rRNA (cytosine(1402)-N(4))-methyltransferase RsmH: MTAPVSHDAPHVPVLLDEVLEALSLHAGNVIIDATFGAGGYTRAFLDAGATVHAFDRDPDAIAAGEQWPETQGDSPRLVLHARRFSEMAASMAEAGIAQVDGIAMDIGVSSMQIDQAQRGFAFSVDGPLDMTMSQSGPTAADFVNEAAEKDIADVLYRYGEERQSRRVARAIVAARPLSTTGELAEVVRKALGYRPHSNMGGPNKDPATRSFQAIRIHVNGELDELEAGLSASEKLLSEGGRLAIVSFHSLEDRMVKTFFRDAASMNPRGSRHMPEARTAPLPRFAQLSKAIRPSAAEIDRNPRARSATLRSGVRTSAPARENVA; encoded by the coding sequence ATGACCGCTCCTGTATCTCACGATGCGCCGCATGTGCCCGTTCTGCTGGACGAGGTGCTTGAGGCACTTTCTCTCCATGCTGGCAATGTCATCATCGACGCCACCTTTGGGGCAGGCGGCTATACGCGCGCATTTCTTGATGCCGGGGCGACTGTTCACGCCTTTGATCGTGATCCTGATGCCATTGCCGCCGGGGAGCAATGGCCTGAAACGCAAGGCGATAGCCCGCGGCTGGTGCTGCATGCGCGCCGCTTTTCCGAGATGGCTGCAAGCATGGCTGAAGCCGGCATTGCGCAGGTGGACGGGATTGCAATGGATATTGGCGTTTCCTCCATGCAGATCGATCAGGCCCAGCGCGGCTTTGCCTTTTCCGTCGATGGTCCTCTCGACATGACGATGAGCCAGTCTGGCCCCACCGCTGCCGATTTCGTCAATGAAGCGGCGGAAAAGGATATTGCCGATGTCCTGTATCGCTATGGCGAAGAACGCCAGTCGCGCCGCGTGGCCCGCGCCATTGTTGCAGCGCGTCCGCTGTCAACCACTGGCGAGTTGGCGGAAGTTGTGCGCAAGGCGCTGGGCTATCGTCCGCATTCCAACATGGGGGGGCCAAACAAGGATCCCGCAACGCGTAGCTTCCAAGCCATCCGCATCCATGTGAACGGAGAGCTGGACGAACTTGAGGCGGGGCTGAGCGCATCGGAGAAGTTGCTCAGCGAAGGCGGCAGGCTCGCCATCGTAAGCTTTCATAGCCTTGAAGATCGCATGGTCAAAACCTTCTTCCGTGATGCCGCCAGCATGAATCCGCGCGGCTCGCGGCACATGCCAGAGGCGCGCACCGCGCCGCTTCCACGTTTCGCGCAATTGTCCAAAGCGATCCGTCCCTCTGCCGCCGAGATCGACCGCAATCCGCGCGCCCGTTCCGCCACCTTGCGTAGCGGTGTGCGCACTAGCGCGCCTGCCCGGGAGAATGTCGCATGA
- a CDS encoding 4a-hydroxytetrahydrobiopterin dehydratase — protein MAVEGLTHEEAQKLVAALDCWAFTRDAEAIGRTFEFDDFSQAFAFMTQIALLAEKHDHHPEWSNVYNKVQIELTTHDAGGLSMRDMNMARAIGDLLT, from the coding sequence ATGGCAGTGGAAGGTCTGACACATGAAGAGGCGCAGAAACTGGTTGCGGCGCTAGACTGCTGGGCTTTCACCCGCGATGCAGAGGCCATTGGGCGCACCTTTGAATTCGATGATTTCAGTCAGGCATTTGCCTTTATGACGCAAATTGCCCTGCTGGCGGAAAAGCATGATCACCATCCTGAATGGTCGAATGTCTACAACAAGGTGCAGATTGAACTTACCACGCATGATGCAGGCGGATTGTCGATGCGCGACATGAATATGGCCCGTGCGATAGGAGATTTGCTAACGTGA
- the map gene encoding type I methionyl aminopeptidase, with protein MTQYQHVTKDTSVYRDGTIKLHGPEGFEGMRKAGQLAASILDEMALRVEPGVTTEELDRVVREMTLDGGAVPATLGYRGYTHSCCISINHVVCHGIPSDKRLKDGDIVNIDVTPLLDGWHGDSSRMYLVGDVPLKAKRLVDVTYECLMLGIEQVRPGVRLGDIGAAIQKHAESQRYGVVRDFCGHGLGRLFHDAPEVVHAARAGTGPELKAGMFMTIEPMINLGRPHVKVLNDGWTAVTRDKSLSAQFEHSIGITDDGAEIFTQSAKGLDRPPYN; from the coding sequence ATGACGCAATATCAGCACGTAACCAAAGACACATCCGTCTATCGTGACGGCACGATCAAACTACATGGCCCGGAAGGGTTCGAAGGCATGCGCAAGGCCGGGCAACTGGCTGCCAGTATCCTCGATGAAATGGCGCTGCGGGTTGAGCCCGGTGTCACTACCGAAGAACTTGATCGCGTGGTTCGCGAAATGACGCTTGATGGCGGCGCGGTGCCTGCAACTTTGGGCTATCGCGGCTATACGCATAGCTGCTGTATCTCGATAAACCACGTCGTGTGCCACGGCATACCGTCAGACAAGCGGCTGAAGGATGGCGATATCGTCAATATTGATGTCACCCCGCTCCTTGATGGATGGCATGGCGATAGCAGCCGGATGTACCTTGTCGGCGATGTGCCCCTAAAGGCAAAGCGGCTGGTCGATGTCACTTATGAATGTCTGATGCTGGGCATTGAGCAGGTCCGGCCCGGTGTGCGATTGGGAGACATAGGTGCGGCAATCCAGAAACATGCCGAAAGCCAGCGTTATGGCGTGGTCCGTGATTTCTGCGGTCACGGGCTTGGTCGCTTGTTTCACGATGCTCCCGAAGTGGTCCATGCGGCCCGTGCAGGTACCGGTCCGGAATTGAAAGCAGGCATGTTCATGACCATTGAACCAATGATCAATCTTGGTCGTCCTCACGTGAAAGTGCTGAATGACGGATGGACTGCTGTTACGCGCGACAAGAGCCTGTCTGCCCAGTTTGAACATTCAATCGGCATCACCGACGATGGGGCGGAGATCTTCACGCAATCCGCAAAGGGATTGGACAGACCGCCGTATAATTGA
- a CDS encoding cysteine synthase A, which translates to MTSPAVHSDTLDLIGNTPLVLLKGPSEAAGCEIWGKCEFANPGASVKDRAALWIVRDAMARGELKTGGTVVEGTAGNTGIGIALVANALGFKTVIVMPDNQSKEKMDTLRALGAELVTVPPTKFADPNHFVHTSRRIAEENENAIWANQFDNVANRRAHIEGTAPEIWSQLDGRLDGFTCAVGTGGTLAGVGMGLKAQDEKIRIALTDPHGAALYNYYANGELEGEGSSVAEGIGQGRITANLEGAPIDTQFRISDVEGLDWVAQLLREEGLCLGLSSGINVAGAVALGRQLVADGRKDARVATILCDTGFRYLSTLYNAEWLAAKDLPVFDWLGSS; encoded by the coding sequence ATGACATCGCCTGCCGTCCATAGCGACACACTCGACCTTATCGGCAATACGCCGCTCGTTCTGCTCAAGGGGCCAAGCGAAGCTGCTGGCTGCGAAATCTGGGGTAAGTGCGAATTCGCCAATCCCGGGGCCAGTGTGAAAGACCGCGCGGCGCTGTGGATCGTGCGTGACGCCATGGCCCGCGGAGAACTGAAGACCGGCGGCACAGTTGTGGAGGGCACTGCGGGTAATACTGGCATCGGTATTGCGCTGGTGGCCAATGCGCTCGGCTTCAAGACCGTCATCGTGATGCCGGATAACCAGTCCAAGGAAAAAATGGACACGCTGCGGGCGCTGGGTGCTGAACTGGTCACCGTTCCGCCGACGAAATTCGCTGATCCCAACCATTTCGTCCACACCAGCCGTCGCATCGCTGAAGAAAACGAAAACGCGATCTGGGCCAATCAGTTCGATAATGTCGCCAATCGCCGCGCCCATATCGAAGGCACTGCGCCGGAAATCTGGTCGCAGCTTGATGGACGGCTGGATGGGTTCACCTGTGCTGTCGGCACGGGCGGCACGCTGGCAGGTGTAGGAATGGGCTTAAAGGCGCAGGACGAAAAGATCCGCATCGCGCTCACCGATCCGCATGGCGCAGCGCTGTATAATTATTACGCCAATGGCGAATTGGAGGGCGAGGGCAGCTCGGTGGCAGAAGGCATCGGGCAGGGCCGGATCACCGCCAATCTGGAAGGCGCGCCCATCGACACGCAATTCCGCATCTCCGATGTCGAAGGGCTGGATTGGGTTGCGCAATTGCTGCGCGAAGAGGGGCTGTGCCTTGGGCTCAGCTCGGGCATAAATGTCGCCGGAGCCGTGGCGCTGGGCCGACAGTTGGTTGCCGACGGGCGCAAGGATGCCCGCGTTGCGACAATCCTGTGCGATACCGGCTTTCGCTACCTTTCCACGCTCTACAATGCTGAATGGCTGGCAGCCAAGGACCTGCCCGTGTTCGACTGGCTAGGTTCATCTTGA
- a CDS encoding division/cell wall cluster transcriptional repressor MraZ, translating to MSVRPAGYRGQGFSLRGEKNRFVLPPSFRKVFADNGDDNVLCLIQHDRYPCLSAFGLSRTDSFEELLDKEEENAVRRNHEFDRDLRSMQLWGFAEAAFDKSGRFILPEHLGGLVGIDDNICFLGGGQFITLWDINKLAAMGASFAGPHAACAALADEARAKAKGRGK from the coding sequence GTGTCAGTGCGACCGGCAGGATATAGGGGGCAGGGTTTTTCGCTTCGCGGCGAAAAGAACCGTTTCGTGCTGCCGCCCTCATTTCGCAAGGTCTTTGCCGACAATGGCGATGACAATGTCCTGTGCCTGATCCAGCATGATCGCTATCCCTGCCTGAGCGCATTCGGCCTTTCGCGCACAGACAGTTTCGAAGAACTGCTTGATAAGGAAGAAGAGAACGCGGTCCGTCGCAACCATGAATTCGACCGTGATCTGCGTTCTATGCAATTGTGGGGCTTTGCCGAGGCGGCTTTCGACAAGAGTGGGCGTTTCATCCTGCCTGAACATCTGGGTGGCCTGGTCGGCATTGACGACAACATCTGTTTTCTGGGTGGCGGCCAGTTCATTACCTTGTGGGATATCAATAAGCTGGCGGCGATGGGTGCGTCGTTCGCCGGGCCCCATGCGGCATGCGCAGCGCTGGCCGATGAAGCGCGTGCCAAGGCTAAGGGGAGGGGGAAATGA
- a CDS encoding heme exporter protein CcmB, with protein MNVFVTLLRRDLAALLPGSARGNSLLPLLFFLAVAMLYPFAIGPDAPLLGATGGGVLWVAALLAAILPLDRLFAPDLENGFFDQWALRGIAEEIVVAVRLLAHWLSFGPFIIIAAFPASALVGIDGPTLHIVLLGLVAGTPGLAAIGIIIAAVTVGLRSGGAALSGLLVIPLAVPLLIFGAGSLSTAGDGGLALTSAISLILVAIAPFAGGAAIRAARES; from the coding sequence ATGAATGTATTCGTTACTCTGCTGCGACGCGATCTTGCGGCATTATTGCCCGGATCGGCGCGCGGTAATTCGCTGCTGCCGCTGCTGTTCTTCCTCGCCGTTGCCATGCTCTACCCCTTCGCCATCGGTCCGGATGCCCCACTTCTGGGCGCAACTGGCGGCGGCGTGCTTTGGGTGGCTGCCCTACTGGCGGCCATTCTCCCGCTCGACCGACTGTTTGCGCCGGATCTGGAGAATGGCTTCTTCGATCAATGGGCCTTGCGCGGAATAGCGGAGGAGATTGTGGTAGCGGTGCGATTGCTGGCCCATTGGCTGAGTTTTGGCCCCTTCATCATCATCGCCGCCTTCCCCGCAAGCGCGCTGGTCGGCATTGACGGGCCGACCCTTCATATCGTGCTGCTGGGATTGGTGGCAGGCACACCGGGGCTGGCTGCCATCGGTATCATAATTGCTGCTGTCACAGTGGGGTTGCGCAGCGGAGGCGCGGCGCTTTCGGGTCTGCTCGTCATTCCGCTTGCCGTTCCGCTACTGATTTTCGGCGCGGGCTCCCTTTCAACCGCTGGCGATGGCGGGCTCGCCCTGACGAGTGCGATAAGTCTGATACTGGTAGCCATTGCGCCATTTGCAGGTGGCGCCGCAATCAGGGCTGCGCGCGAAAGCTGA
- the ccmA gene encoding heme ABC exporter ATP-binding protein CcmA: MEPCRLAASQLACRRGERLLFTGLSLDLQSGDAIHVTGANGTGKSSLIRILAGLLRPFAGNVMRTGSLALMDDHRALDDHLPLGQALGFWQRLDGCITPDAAMSALQLQDLMDVPVRFLSTGQRKRAALACLLNGGSQIWLLDEPINGLDAQASKTLEALLAHHCDGGGIALVASHQPIALSDQKNLHLPDFAI; encoded by the coding sequence ATGGAACCGTGCCGATTAGCCGCCTCTCAACTAGCTTGCCGCCGCGGCGAGCGCCTGCTGTTTACGGGTCTTTCCCTCGATTTGCAGTCAGGTGATGCAATACATGTGACGGGTGCGAATGGCACGGGCAAATCCAGCCTGATCCGTATTCTTGCCGGTCTGCTACGCCCCTTTGCCGGAAATGTGATGCGCACCGGATCGCTCGCGCTAATGGATGATCACCGGGCGCTGGACGATCATCTGCCATTGGGTCAAGCGCTCGGCTTCTGGCAGCGACTGGATGGCTGCATCACACCCGATGCAGCAATGTCTGCACTGCAATTGCAAGACCTTATGGACGTTCCGGTGCGCTTTCTTTCCACCGGTCAGCGCAAACGGGCCGCGCTGGCCTGCTTATTGAACGGCGGGAGCCAGATATGGCTTCTGGATGAGCCGATCAATGGTCTGGATGCGCAGGCCAGCAAAACACTTGAAGCTTTGCTGGCACATCACTGCGATGGCGGCGGAATTGCGCTGGTCGCCAGCCATCAACCGATTGCCCTGTCCGACCAGAAAAATCTGCATTTGCCGGATTTCGCAATATGA